GTCGGCAGGCAGGATCTGGAACGGTTCATCAATGGGCTGATCGCAAAACAGGCGGATGCCTTGATCCTGCAGATTCAGGAAGCGGCGGGCAAGGGCAAGGACCTGATTTTATTTTGCCGCGACCTGGCGGAATACGTGCGCAATCTGGCCTTTGTCAAAATATCGAAAAATCCGGAAAGCATTCTGGGCGCGCATCGCGAACTGGAGACCTTGAAAAAACAGGCGGAGTCGTTCGATGAAGATGAATTGAAGCAGTTTTTCATGGTGTTGTCGCGCACCGAAGGGGATATGCGTCGCAGCGCTTTGAGCCAGATGATTTTTGAAATGTCGGTCCTGCGCCTCACAGACGCACGACCTTATCAGAAGATCGACGAAATGATTCAGACCCTGAATCGCATGGAGCCGCCTTCGGCCGCCCCGGCTGAAAAAAAAAAATTAAGAACTGAATCGCCAGCGCCTGAAAGCGTCGCTGTTCCGCAAAAGCAAAAGGCGCCTGAATCAGCCCCGCCTCCTTCATCGCAGGCGCTTGAAGCGCCTCAGGCAGAGGCCGCGCCGGCAACCGCAGTCAGGAAGAAGGACGAAAGCTCGCATTGGGAAGAAATTCGACGTGATATTTGCGGTAAAAAGCCCTTCTTTGAATCGATCCTCGAAAAATGTCAGCTCGTTAAATTGACCTCCAGCGAATTGCATCTTCAGTTCTTCGACGCCTTCAGCAAGGAATTGGCGGAAGGCGAAGATTATGTTGATCTTTTAAAAAAATCGGCAAAGTCCATTTGCGATTTCGATGTTGCGGTACAACTCACCGTCGGGCCAAAGCAAACGATTCCCACGGAGACAAATTTGCAAGACAAGGAAGATCAAGAAGCATATAATAAGGAAAAGCTGATAACTGAAAACGAAATCATACAAGACGCCCTGGAAATCTTTGGCGGGGTGGTCAAGCGATAGACGATATGTTTGGTAAAGATATAGGATC
This window of the Candidatus Nitrohelix vancouverensis genome carries:
- the dnaX gene encoding DNA polymerase III subunit gamma/tau is translated as MEFQVSARKWRPQKFAELVGQEAIVQTLKNAVALDRVAHAYLFSGTRGVGKTTLARIYAKTLNCVEGPGEEPCDVCENCVQIREGACLDVREIDGASNNGVDEIRDLIENIQYGAVSCRYKVYIIDEIHMLSKSAFNALLKTLEEPPARTLFIFATTELNKIPETILSRCQWFEFKPLNQTQIVRQLQLICEKEGIQVDEVSLEAIAKNGFGSMRDAQSMLDQAIAYCGKDITQDSVETALGIVGRQDLERFINGLIAKQADALILQIQEAAGKGKDLILFCRDLAEYVRNLAFVKISKNPESILGAHRELETLKKQAESFDEDELKQFFMVLSRTEGDMRRSALSQMIFEMSVLRLTDARPYQKIDEMIQTLNRMEPPSAAPAEKKKLRTESPAPESVAVPQKQKAPESAPPPSSQALEAPQAEAAPATAVRKKDESSHWEEIRRDICGKKPFFESILEKCQLVKLTSSELHLQFFDAFSKELAEGEDYVDLLKKSAKSICDFDVAVQLTVGPKQTIPTETNLQDKEDQEAYNKEKLITENEIIQDALEIFGGVVKR